A region from the Drosophila takahashii strain IR98-3 E-12201 chromosome 2L, DtakHiC1v2, whole genome shotgun sequence genome encodes:
- the LOC108056263 gene encoding uncharacterized protein T02E1.7, protein MVAKIIKGLRREIRPLVLKCMPYFVMSYYFMEVLYSVVNTPLVGRERAIVMDVNEAFGHFYTSFDVLLTIAAIFLILGTRKDASGVTLLLIGRVVHRLFFSIWTMFFYFLFTDSLDVGSLLMLMAAKIKLRDQTDWPQMEKSKYQVLLLVGRLCLCCLFIMWLDEGLETSFSIVSLGLLLFISLGFHCKLFAYLTVIALLYHDVFSNHWSMLWGWNDTLLSIQYFSLLFCKMGGFLMLSELGGGKWSVDGFRNRKGVKCERKGNYRIIKGQAAA, encoded by the exons ATGGTGGCAAAAATAATCAAAGGTCTAAGACGCGAGATCAGGCCGTTGGTTCTGAAGTGTATGCCGTATTTCGTAATGTCGTATTACTTTATGGAAGTGCTTTACTCGGTGGTCAACACCCCACTGGTGGGCAGAGAAAGAGCCATTGTGATGGATGTCAACGAGGCGTTCGGCCACTTCTACACGTCCTTCGATGTCCTGCTGACCATTGCAGCCATCTTTCTCATCCTGGGCACCCGAAAGGACGCCAGTGGCGTGACCCTGTTGCTCATCGGCAGAGTCGTCCACCGACTGTTCTTCTCAATATGGACCATGTTCTTTTACTTCCTCTTCACCGACAGTTTGGATGTCGGCTCCCTGTTGATGCTGATGGCTGCTAAAATCAAATTGAGGGATCAAACGGACTGGCCGCAGATGGAAAAGTCGAAGTACCAGGTATTATTGCTGGTGGGAAGGCTCTGCTTGTGCTGCTTGTTTATAATGTGGCTGGACGAGGGCTTGGAA ACATCTTTCAGCATCGTGTCGCTTGGTCTTTTGCTCTTCATAAGCCTTGGCTTCCACTGCAAACTGTTTGCCTATCTGACCGTAATCGCCCTGCTTTATCACGATGTCTTCAGCAATCACTGGAGCATGTTGTGGGGCTGGAACGATACGCTCCTATCCATACAGTACTTCTCCCTGCTGTTCTGCAAAATGGGCGGATTCCTGATGCTCTCCGAGTTGGGTGGGGGCAAGTGGTCCGTCGACGGATTCAGGAACAGGAAAGGCGTGAAATGTGAGAGGAAGGGCAACTACCGGATCATTAAGGGCCAGGCGGCGGCCTAG
- the LOC108056261 gene encoding protein I'm not dead yet isoform X1: MAAVQDYKPGDVPLEEQDDRRLFCKFHYKGVLILLIPILLGPVLIGHPVLVFRFLYISLCLYLYYILNVMARGAVAFIFITFIPISGIAGSGKVSTSYYNDLIFLVYGAVFLGIMMDSSKLSERLAMCVIAIVGSSLKFLQLFMTVAVFIVAFLVHPTLATAFWMKVSQAVITEYNNAGVVKMNSDERTYEVGAKLYPTRPVIGIYLTCCYAGTLAGCLSPFVNPNGSIVDAFWGFFSVTSMMMIMAVPALFGLVVMVFWIQILFLGLFGGSVKRDLAELAGNKAGFKQTIADKKEAMGPWPLYPILVFVLILVTFILAATRKPRVFLGWDDLNLKISSGLSVTAIGMAIVFFALPANYFFCKYYACRRPTKEGTAPSLLSWKAVNNNTPWADIFMLGAAVCCVFCAQACGLNALVAGSMGSPDGKFDSQQFILGALYGTLLTNLSPGTTVAKIALPTMIRGVRSSLCPAVCHGFAQSVFAARELPRKHYCGRLGQYKTVPILASRKCPRDFHVSYNCWLHCFAWQQRNTLILPLT; this comes from the exons ATGGCAGC TGTTCAAGATTACAAGCCGGGCGACGTTCCATTGGAGGAGCAAGATGATCGCAGATTGTTTTGTAAATTCCACTACAAGGGCGTTCTCATTTTGCTCATTCCTATATTACTTGGACCTGTTTTAATCGGACATCCAGTACTC GTTTTCCGCTTTCTATACATATCGTTATGTCTTTACTTGTACTATATCCTCAATGTGATGGCCAGAGGGGCTGTAGCCTTTATCTTCATCACCTTTATACCCATTTCGGGAATCGCTGGCTCTGGCAAGGTCAGTACCTCCTACTACAACGAtctaatattcttggtgtacGGTGCTGTCTTCCTTGGCATTATGATGGACTCTTCGAAGCTCAGTGAACGCCTGGCGATGTGTGTTATCGCCATTGTTGGGAGCAGTCTGAAATT TCTGCAGCTTTTCATGACCGTTGCCGTTTTTATTGTTGCCTTTTTGGTGCATCCAACTCTAGCCACTGCCTTTTGGATGAAGGTCTCCCAAGCTGTCATAACGGAATACAATAAT GCTGGCGTGGTGAAAATGAACTCAGATGAACGGACCTACGAGGTTGGAGC TAAACTATATCCGACGCGTCCTGTAATCGGAATTTATCTAACCTGTTGCTATGCCGGTACACTGGCCGGCTGTCTTTCGCCCTTCGTGAATCCCAACGGTTCAATTGTCGACGCATTCTGGGG ATTTTTTAGCGTAACCAGCATGATGATGATTATGGCGGTCCCGGCTTTATTTGGACTTGTTGTTATGGTTTTCTGGATTCAAATCCTCTTCCTTGGACTTTTCGGCGGCAGTGTGAAGCGCGATTTAGCCGAGTTGGCTGGAAATAAAGCGGGATTTAAACAGACCATAGCCGACAAGAAGGAGGCAATGGGACCCTGGCCATTGTATCCCATATTAGTCTTTGTCCTCATTCTTGTGACTTTTATACTGGCCGCCACTCGAAAACCgcgagtgttcttgggttggGATGATCTTAACCTTAAAATTTCGTCGGGTCTCTCGGTGACGGCCATTGGCATGGCCATTGTATTCTTTGCGCTCCCGGCCAACTATTTCTTCTGCAAATATTATGCCTGCCGACGGCCCACAAAGGAGGGCACTGCACCTTCGCTCCTCAGCTGGAAGGCGGTGAACAACAATACTCCCTGGGCGGACATCTTCATGCTGGGCGCCGCCGTTTGCTGTGTCTTCTGTGCCCAGGCCTGCGGACTGAATGCCCTCGTGGCAGGATCCATGGGTAGTCCCGATGGTAAATTCGACAGCCAGCAGTTCATCCTTGGCGCCCTGTACGGAACTCTGCTGACGAATCTATCACCGGGTACTACCGTGGCTAAAATAGCACTTCCCACCATGATAAGAGGGGTGA GGAGCAGCCTTTGCCCTGCCGTTTGCCACGGCTTTGCACAATCAGTTTTTGCTGCCCGTGAGCTGCCCCGCAAACATTATTGTGGCCGGCTGGGGCAATATAAGACCGTTCCAATTC TTGCTAGCAGGAAGTGTCCTCGCGATTTTCATGTTTCTTACAATTGCTGGCTTCACTGCTTTGCTTGGCAGCAGCGCAATACCCTTATTCTTCCACTAACTTAA
- the LOC108056261 gene encoding protein I'm not dead yet isoform X3 translates to MTVAVFIVAFLVHPTLATAFWMKVSQAVITEYNNAGVVKMNSDERTYEVGAKLYPTRPVIGIYLTCCYAGTLAGCLSPFVNPNGSIVDAFWGFFSVTSMMMIMAVPALFGLVVMVFWIQILFLGLFGGSVKRDLAELAGNKAGFKQTIADKKEAMGPWPLYPILVFVLILVTFILAATRKPRVFLGWDDLNLKISSGLSVTAIGMAIVFFALPANYFFCKYYACRRPTKEGTAPSLLSWKAVNNNTPWADIFMLGAAVCCVFCAQACGLNALVAGSMGSPDGKFDSQQFILGALYGTLLTNLSPGTTVAKIALPTMIRGVRSSLCPAVCHGFAQSVFAARELPRKHYCGRLGQYKTVPILASRKCPRDFHVSYNCWLHCFAWQQRNTLILPLT, encoded by the exons ATGACCGTTGCCGTTTTTATTGTTGCCTTTTTGGTGCATCCAACTCTAGCCACTGCCTTTTGGATGAAGGTCTCCCAAGCTGTCATAACGGAATACAATAAT GCTGGCGTGGTGAAAATGAACTCAGATGAACGGACCTACGAGGTTGGAGC TAAACTATATCCGACGCGTCCTGTAATCGGAATTTATCTAACCTGTTGCTATGCCGGTACACTGGCCGGCTGTCTTTCGCCCTTCGTGAATCCCAACGGTTCAATTGTCGACGCATTCTGGGG ATTTTTTAGCGTAACCAGCATGATGATGATTATGGCGGTCCCGGCTTTATTTGGACTTGTTGTTATGGTTTTCTGGATTCAAATCCTCTTCCTTGGACTTTTCGGCGGCAGTGTGAAGCGCGATTTAGCCGAGTTGGCTGGAAATAAAGCGGGATTTAAACAGACCATAGCCGACAAGAAGGAGGCAATGGGACCCTGGCCATTGTATCCCATATTAGTCTTTGTCCTCATTCTTGTGACTTTTATACTGGCCGCCACTCGAAAACCgcgagtgttcttgggttggGATGATCTTAACCTTAAAATTTCGTCGGGTCTCTCGGTGACGGCCATTGGCATGGCCATTGTATTCTTTGCGCTCCCGGCCAACTATTTCTTCTGCAAATATTATGCCTGCCGACGGCCCACAAAGGAGGGCACTGCACCTTCGCTCCTCAGCTGGAAGGCGGTGAACAACAATACTCCCTGGGCGGACATCTTCATGCTGGGCGCCGCCGTTTGCTGTGTCTTCTGTGCCCAGGCCTGCGGACTGAATGCCCTCGTGGCAGGATCCATGGGTAGTCCCGATGGTAAATTCGACAGCCAGCAGTTCATCCTTGGCGCCCTGTACGGAACTCTGCTGACGAATCTATCACCGGGTACTACCGTGGCTAAAATAGCACTTCCCACCATGATAAGAGGGGTGA GGAGCAGCCTTTGCCCTGCCGTTTGCCACGGCTTTGCACAATCAGTTTTTGCTGCCCGTGAGCTGCCCCGCAAACATTATTGTGGCCGGCTGGGGCAATATAAGACCGTTCCAATTC TTGCTAGCAGGAAGTGTCCTCGCGATTTTCATGTTTCTTACAATTGCTGGCTTCACTGCTTTGCTTGGCAGCAGCGCAATACCCTTATTCTTCCACTAACTTAA
- the LOC108056261 gene encoding protein I'm not dead yet isoform X2: MAAVQDYKPGDVPLEEQDDRRLFCKFHYKGVLILLIPILLGPVLIGHPVLVFRFLYISLCLYLYYILNVMARGAVAFIFITFIPISGIAGSGKVSTSYYNDLIFLVYGAVFLGIMMDSSKLSERLAMCVIAIVGSSLKFLQLFMTVAVFIVAFLVHPTLATAFWMKVSQAVITEYNNAGVVKMNSDERTYEVGAKLYPTRPVIGIYLTCCYAGTLAGCLSPFVNPNGSIVDAFWGFFSVTSMMMIMAVPALFGLVVMVFWIQILFLGLFGGSVKRDLAELAGNKAGFKQTIADKKEAMGPWPLYPILVFVLILVTFILAATRKPRVFLGWDDLNLKISSGLSVTAIGMAIVFFALPANYFFCKYYACRRPTKEGTAPSLLSWKAVNNNTPWADIFMLGAAVCCVFCAQACGLNALVAGSMGSPDGKFDSQQFILGALYGTLLTNLSPGTTVAKIALPTMIRGGAAFALPFATALHNQFLLPVSCPANIIVAGWGNIRPFQFLLAGSVLAIFMFLTIAGFTALLGSSAIPLFFH, from the exons ATGGCAGC TGTTCAAGATTACAAGCCGGGCGACGTTCCATTGGAGGAGCAAGATGATCGCAGATTGTTTTGTAAATTCCACTACAAGGGCGTTCTCATTTTGCTCATTCCTATATTACTTGGACCTGTTTTAATCGGACATCCAGTACTC GTTTTCCGCTTTCTATACATATCGTTATGTCTTTACTTGTACTATATCCTCAATGTGATGGCCAGAGGGGCTGTAGCCTTTATCTTCATCACCTTTATACCCATTTCGGGAATCGCTGGCTCTGGCAAGGTCAGTACCTCCTACTACAACGAtctaatattcttggtgtacGGTGCTGTCTTCCTTGGCATTATGATGGACTCTTCGAAGCTCAGTGAACGCCTGGCGATGTGTGTTATCGCCATTGTTGGGAGCAGTCTGAAATT TCTGCAGCTTTTCATGACCGTTGCCGTTTTTATTGTTGCCTTTTTGGTGCATCCAACTCTAGCCACTGCCTTTTGGATGAAGGTCTCCCAAGCTGTCATAACGGAATACAATAAT GCTGGCGTGGTGAAAATGAACTCAGATGAACGGACCTACGAGGTTGGAGC TAAACTATATCCGACGCGTCCTGTAATCGGAATTTATCTAACCTGTTGCTATGCCGGTACACTGGCCGGCTGTCTTTCGCCCTTCGTGAATCCCAACGGTTCAATTGTCGACGCATTCTGGGG ATTTTTTAGCGTAACCAGCATGATGATGATTATGGCGGTCCCGGCTTTATTTGGACTTGTTGTTATGGTTTTCTGGATTCAAATCCTCTTCCTTGGACTTTTCGGCGGCAGTGTGAAGCGCGATTTAGCCGAGTTGGCTGGAAATAAAGCGGGATTTAAACAGACCATAGCCGACAAGAAGGAGGCAATGGGACCCTGGCCATTGTATCCCATATTAGTCTTTGTCCTCATTCTTGTGACTTTTATACTGGCCGCCACTCGAAAACCgcgagtgttcttgggttggGATGATCTTAACCTTAAAATTTCGTCGGGTCTCTCGGTGACGGCCATTGGCATGGCCATTGTATTCTTTGCGCTCCCGGCCAACTATTTCTTCTGCAAATATTATGCCTGCCGACGGCCCACAAAGGAGGGCACTGCACCTTCGCTCCTCAGCTGGAAGGCGGTGAACAACAATACTCCCTGGGCGGACATCTTCATGCTGGGCGCCGCCGTTTGCTGTGTCTTCTGTGCCCAGGCCTGCGGACTGAATGCCCTCGTGGCAGGATCCATGGGTAGTCCCGATGGTAAATTCGACAGCCAGCAGTTCATCCTTGGCGCCCTGTACGGAACTCTGCTGACGAATCTATCACCGGGTACTACCGTGGCTAAAATAGCACTTCCCACCATGATAAGAGGG GGAGCAGCCTTTGCCCTGCCGTTTGCCACGGCTTTGCACAATCAGTTTTTGCTGCCCGTGAGCTGCCCCGCAAACATTATTGTGGCCGGCTGGGGCAATATAAGACCGTTCCAATTC TTGCTAGCAGGAAGTGTCCTCGCGATTTTCATGTTTCTTACAATTGCTGGCTTCACTGCTTTGCTTGGCAGCAGCGCAATACCCTTATTCTTCCACTAA
- the LOC108056265 gene encoding uncharacterized protein yields the protein MNTSTTTAFGLLIILPLVLMQQDTQTANWSAQIELELQEQPDKLAYCRALQQRILRIVLENTSCASILNNQLGVTGEMLLETQKRCWSGWVLTGRRCRKIA from the coding sequence ATGAACACGTCGACGACAACGGCATTTGGATTGTTAATAATCCTGCCTCTGGTCCTGATGCAGCAGGACACTCAAACAGCCAACTGGTCGGCTCAAATCGAGCTGGAGCTTCAGGAACAGCCAGACAAGCTGGCCTATTGCCGGGCCCTCCAGCAGCGGATCCTTCGGATAGTGCTCGAAAACACTAGTTGTGCCTCTATTCTGAACAACCAGCTCGGCGTGACAGGTGAAATGCTACTCGAGACTCAAAAGCGTTGCTGGTCCGGATGGGTGCTGACTGGAAGGCGGTGCCGTAAGATAGCCTGA